The following proteins come from a genomic window of Thermomicrobiales bacterium:
- the selD gene encoding selenide, water dikinase SelD, with protein MVSSLERVRLTQLASCAGCAAKMGPDRLAQALLPLTVDSHPDLLVGLQTSDDAAVFRMSPDRAIVQTVDFFPPIVDDPWNYGAIAATNSMSDVFAMNGSVLLALSIAAFPADMPIEAITQIFEGAATKVREAGGIIAGGHTVIDDEPKYGLSVTGAAHPDRVWTKAGARPGDLLMLTKPLGTGLITTALKNGVATGEHVSDAVRWMTTLNRAAQEAVTDLAVHACTDVTGFSLAGHSSEIAAKSGVGIEMDAAALPVIPGALEYAGSNQVSGGLQRNLAHFEGDRVQVASSVSAERRLLCFDPQTSGGLLLAIAPDAIGEAQARFEALGVPYWLVGAVTDHNGVSIV; from the coding sequence CGAGTTCGCCTGACTCAACTGGCCTCATGCGCCGGTTGCGCCGCCAAGATGGGTCCAGACCGGCTTGCCCAGGCACTCTTGCCGTTGACCGTCGATTCGCATCCAGATCTTCTGGTCGGATTGCAAACCAGTGACGATGCAGCGGTCTTCCGAATGAGTCCCGATCGAGCGATCGTGCAAACGGTCGACTTCTTTCCGCCAATTGTCGACGATCCGTGGAACTACGGGGCTATTGCCGCGACGAATTCGATGAGCGATGTCTTCGCCATGAACGGTTCGGTGCTGCTGGCGCTCAGCATCGCCGCCTTCCCCGCGGATATGCCGATCGAGGCGATCACGCAGATCTTCGAAGGCGCCGCCACGAAGGTGCGTGAGGCAGGTGGGATCATCGCCGGCGGCCACACGGTCATCGACGATGAGCCGAAGTATGGACTTTCAGTCACCGGCGCCGCGCATCCAGATCGGGTGTGGACGAAGGCCGGCGCGAGACCGGGTGACCTGTTGATGTTGACCAAACCGCTCGGAACCGGACTCATCACAACCGCGCTCAAGAACGGCGTGGCAACTGGCGAGCACGTGTCCGACGCAGTCCGTTGGATGACCACGCTGAACCGCGCTGCCCAGGAGGCTGTCACCGATCTCGCGGTCCACGCGTGTACCGACGTCACAGGGTTCTCGCTTGCCGGGCATTCGTCGGAAATCGCTGCGAAGAGCGGCGTTGGCATCGAAATGGACGCTGCGGCGCTGCCGGTGATTCCAGGCGCGCTCGAATACGCCGGCAGCAACCAGGTATCGGGCGGTCTGCAGCGAAACCTGGCCCACTTCGAGGGCGATCGGGTGCAGGTCGCTTCCTCGGTTTCCGCCGAGCGTCGCCTCCTTTGTTTCGATCCGCAAACTTCGGGGGGACTGTTGCTTGCGATTGCGCCGGACGCGATTGGGGAAGCGCAGGCCCGGTTCGAAGCACTGGGCGTTCCCTATTGGCTCGTCGGAGCAGTCACCGATCACAACGGCGTTTCGATTGTCTGA